The nucleotide window TAGGCTTAAAAGAGTCTGGTGCAACATATGTGAGTGAACAGGATTTAATAAGAAAATTTGGTAAAGGAGAAAAAATCGTAGATTACGTAGTGGACAATCAAGTATTGATAGAATGCAAAGGGATTGAACCTAAACCATTGTCCTCCGTAATCCCTGAAGATGGAATTGTCTACAATGCTTTTAAGGATTCAATTTTTAAAGCATATTTGAAGCAAATGCTGAATGTAGTAAAGCTACATGAAAAGTTAAAAGATCCTCTATATGGTATCATTATATGTTATAAAGATTTTTACTTATCTTCTTTGGATGATTTTTGCGGGATTTTAAGTGATAATATAGAATCCATATGTATTCAGAATGGGTGGGAAGTTAATCCTCTTCCTCCTGAAAATGTATTTGTAATCAGTATTGTTAATTGGGATATAATTGTTGAGCACGTTAAAGAATTGAGAGTTACACTGCCTGATTTACTTAAACAGGCTGTTTCAAAAAATAAGAAAGAAAAGAATAAATGGTTTTTAGGTCTTTTAAAAGAATATGGTAACGCAAAAGCCAATCTTTCTTATCTTGAGTTAGAAAACAGAAAACTTTCAGAAGCAATTAAAACGCCATCTAAAAAAATGTAGTTGATTTTATTATTTATGTTGTACTGGTTCAAGGTTATTAAATTGCCTCTTGTTCTTGCTTGTTAAAAGCCGCCAGATTTATAAAAACAGTAAAGAGGACGGCACGCCGCTGCACGAAGCCCTGCCGGAATATCTGAACGGTGCCGTGCTGATACCCGATGATACTTTCGTACTGGTGGGCTACTCGACCAGCGAGGAACGTTTCCGGTGGTATGAGGACAATAACCGGTATATCTTCCGGATGGATGAAGAAACGGGTTCGCTGGAACTGCACAGCGAGGTAGTCAATGCAAAATACCTTTTACTTAGACGCAGCGGGCAGCCGTACGCAAGGGACCTGTATGAAATAAAAAGCAGGGGGCCGAAAGTATTCTCCAGCCAGTATTTAAATCAGCTGTAATATCCACCCTCCGCGCGGCCAAAGGATTATTATTTAGCCATTGAGATTGAGAGGGTGAGCGATCCTGAGTTTGAGGATGTACTCTGGGATTTTAAAGAACTCGAAGCCTACAAAAAAATACAGCTGGAGGTTAAAAACCCGTACAGCAAAGCAGGGATGCCGTTTGCAGTGTCGCTTACTAAACTGATGAGGGTGAAGGTGAAGGGATAAGGCCTCACGTACAGGAAAATCTTTAATCACAAAGAACACGAAGGTATTCACAAGGGAAACAAAGTGGGTTTGAAAGTGTTTAGTAAGAGCCAAGGCAAAAGTAAAAAGGAAAAAGTGAGTCGAGCGACAGGCCCAAGTTGGCTTCGAGGGCCGCAGCTATCGGAGGACTATGAAGGGGTAAAGTTGCAGAGTTGTAAAGTTGTAGAGTTGAAAAACTGTTGTTTTTTTTACCACAGAGGGCACGGAGGTTTTCACAGAGAACACAAAGTTAAAACTATCTGAAATCCAGAATCTTAAGTCTTGCAAGCAGGATTGAAAAAAACCGACTTTGGGATTGCTTCGTCGCCTCCTTTGTCGGCAACTCGCAAGGATGCGGGTAATTTAGGACTTTACCCGGCGGTATATAACTGTTGCGGAGTTCATGACAAAGAACAGATCCCCGCTTTCAGAAAAAGTGCTGATCATTCTGCACTCCCCATTCCTGTACCTTATAACCGGATATCTGTCCAGTTAAGCATAAGAAGTTCGAGCACAGCATAGCAGCCGGCTGAAATGGCGGACAGTCCTTAGGTATTATTTCCCGTTTTTCAGATAAGCTTTCACTTTATCTGCACTGTTGCCTACTGACTTTACCGCAGCTTTAAGTTCTGCAGGTGAGACTCCCAATTTTTTTAGGGGTATAATCTTACTCTCCATGTTGCTTTACTAAAACAAAAAAGCTGCAATCTATTTTGTTAGAAAGCCAGAACTGGATGTTCTGGCTTTTCTATATCATTTTCTCATCAAAGAAACTGGATAAATTGCAACTAAAGATATTGCCATTATTGAAAGTGCAATTTTTTTATTACGTTCTATTTTCTTTTTTAATTCTTCTACATTCCTAATTTGATTTTCGGTGGGGTTCAATCCCTCCAATTGAGTTTCGTACTTATCTGCAACACATAAATCAACATATTTTAAACCAGATCCCAATAATGAAATAAATAATGCAATCATTAATATTGTTTTTATTTTCATAATATTTTATTTTGACCCCAAATATGACCACCAGGATTATCCCTGTTTATTATCCCTTCGGGATGACCGAAGTGAAGAGACAGGGCAAAAAGAAACAGTGACAAGTGCGGCTACCTTACAACGCCGTCATCGGGAGCGGAAGGAACTGGAGCGAAGCAATCCCTGAATGAATAGTTAACCTCCTAAGTTGGGGATTCCTTTGGTGGCTGTCCCGACTGCCGTCGGCACAACCAACGAAGCAATGACATGACACGTTTGGTTAAATTTATTATACACTTAAATAAGGCCAGTCAGATTCCTGCGGAATGACAAAGAGGCTGCTGAATTTTAGCAGATTATTGAAAACGAATCTGCATTTTCTCTTTAAAGTTCGCTCTTAACCCCGCAGTCCGGCGGCCGTTTTGACCGCCATGTGCAAGGCCGTTATGAAGAAACTTTATTTTTTAATCACCTTGCCGGTAAGGGTACCTTTTTCGGTTTCAACCTTTACCATATAGGTGCCTGTGGCCAACTGACTCATGTTTATCCGGTTGCTGCCGCGGTTGAAGGCTCCTTTACTTACGATTTGTCCCGTCATGCCGTAGATCTCCCAGGATTTTGGGGTGTCTTTGGTGCTAACCTGCACTTCATCCTGTGTGGGATTGGGGTAGAAGGAAATATGGCTGTCCAGTTCTGTTTCGGTAGTAGCCATGGCGCTGCAGGCCGATTTTGCCAGCTTGGCTACGTAAAATTGTGACTTTCCGTTTGCATTATAGGAAATCGTAGGGATATTGTCATTGGGATCCGTAAAGATATCCGAATGAAAATACCCACCTACTACATAGTTTCCGTCATTATCCACCGCCACGGAGGTAAGTTCATCAGCGGTACCGTAAGCACTCAATATCGGATGCAGTCCAATGGCATTACCCGTGTCTTTGTTCAGTCTTACCAGCAGCGAGTTGGGTTGGTCGTTTTGCGGGCTGGTTACTGAAAAACTGTCCCAAATTTCGTTTAGGGTGGTACCTTTTACAAATGCGATCTCATTAACGTTTATGGCAAGGCGTGCTCTCATGGATCGCGTAAAACTAGAGTCCATATTGTTACTTGTAGGTATTTTAGTCCATAGTATGTTGCCGGATGGATCCATTTTCATTACAAAGTTCTGTTGGCCGGGTTGTACATAGGGAAGAGGAGTGGTTCCAAAGGTTGCGGCTGGTGTACCAATGTGAAAATATCGGCCAGACAGATAGATGTTGGAATTACTGTCCTTTATAAGCGAATAAATTTTTTCGTCTGGAGACGTGTTTACGCTTCCGTTAGCCGAAGTAGTAAATTCCTTTCGCCACACTTCAGTTCCTGTGCTTCCATCGAATGCCAGCACGTAACCGTCATTTGAAAGTGGAGTGTCATTGTAACTCAAAGGCTGGTAGTCCTGAAAGCTTGCACTTGTGCTGCCCGCAACATAATATCTGTTTAATACTTCATCATAAAGCATTTGCACTTTACCTGAAAAAATGCCGGGAGATAGAAAGCCGCTAATTGGCAACAGTAAGGGATTGGGCGCAGGGGTCATATTACCGTTATCATAATTGAATTTTATCAGGTAGTACTGATAAGCGTTGGTAAAATTTGCCGGAACGGTAATGTAGTCGTTAAAATGTGTTCCGGCCAGAAATCCAACTATTGCATGAATGTTTTTTCCTGAGTCCATATACCACACACCGTTATCTGAATAATTTTGTTGCATGGCCACATTCCCCTGTAACGGTTTGCTCCAGGCTAAATTTCCGGTACTGGTATTGTACTTCAGTAAATAGGAAGTTTTGAATCCAGGATCAGTGGACGCTCCGTACGGATAGGTTAGTTGGATCTTGGGTATAGTGTGGGTAGGATCAAAATGTATAGGTTCCATTGTAGATGGAGAACTTGCTTCCACCTGGTTAAAAGCGTTGAACATCATATAGAGACCACCCTCATTATCCACCGCCAGTTTCCATGCATTTTCACTATCACTATACCCGCCTATGGTGGTGGACCAGCGGAGATTCCCCTGACAGTCCAGAGAGAAGAGCAGAAGATCCTTTTGGTGATAAGAGGTTACAGCAGTACCGTTAATATTTGGATTCTGTGGATATATAGCGGTAAGATGGTAGGAGTTATTGTTATTGTCCACTACCACATCGCGAATCATCTCGTCTCTGGTTTCGTAAAACCCCGATCCACCTGCGGAACCTGTATCACCGCCCCCGGCTTTGGCCCACTGCCAACTATAAGTTTGGGCAGTAGCGAGGGTGGTTACAGTGGTGAGGAGTAAAAGGTAAAGTTGTTTTTTCATATTTTACTGTTTCTGTA belongs to Chryseobacterium sp. and includes:
- a CDS encoding T9SS type A sorting domain-containing protein; translation: MKKQLYLLLLTTVTTLATAQTYSWQWAKAGGGDTGSAGGSGFYETRDEMIRDVVVDNNNNSYHLTAIYPQNPNINGTAVTSYHQKDLLLFSLDCQGNLRWSTTIGGYSDSENAWKLAVDNEGGLYMMFNAFNQVEASSPSTMEPIHFDPTHTIPKIQLTYPYGASTDPGFKTSYLLKYNTSTGNLAWSKPLQGNVAMQQNYSDNGVWYMDSGKNIHAIVGFLAGTHFNDYITVPANFTNAYQYYLIKFNYDNGNMTPAPNPLLLPISGFLSPGIFSGKVQMLYDEVLNRYYVAGSTSASFQDYQPLSYNDTPLSNDGYVLAFDGSTGTEVWRKEFTTSANGSVNTSPDEKIYSLIKDSNSNIYLSGRYFHIGTPAATFGTTPLPYVQPGQQNFVMKMDPSGNILWTKIPTSNNMDSSFTRSMRARLAINVNEIAFVKGTTLNEIWDSFSVTSPQNDQPNSLLVRLNKDTGNAIGLHPILSAYGTADELTSVAVDNDGNYVVGGYFHSDIFTDPNDNIPTISYNANGKSQFYVAKLAKSACSAMATTETELDSHISFYPNPTQDEVQVSTKDTPKSWEIYGMTGQIVSKGAFNRGSNRINMSQLATGTYMVKVETEKGTLTGKVIKK
- a CDS encoding DUF3606 domain-containing protein, giving the protein MESKIIPLKKLGVSPAELKAAVKSVGNSADKVKAYLKNGK